A DNA window from Bradyrhizobium barranii subsp. barranii contains the following coding sequences:
- the topA gene encoding type I DNA topoisomerase: protein MNIVIVESPAKAKTINKYLGSSYEVLASFGHVRDLPAKNGSVDPDANFKMIWEVDPKAAGRLNDIAKSLKGADRLILATDPDREGEAISWHVLEVLKEKRALKDQKIERVVFNAITKQAVTDAMKNPRQIDGALVDAYMARRALDYLVGFTLSPVLWRKLPGARSAGRVQSVALRLVCDRELEIEKFVPREYWSLIATLLTPRGEAFEARLVGADGKKIQRLDVGSGAEAEDFKKALEAAAYAVTAVDAKPARRNPQAPFTTSTLQQEASRKYGFAPAHTMRIAQRLYEGIDIGGETTGLITYMRTDGVQIDPSAITQARKVIGEDYGNAYVPEAPRQYQAKAKNAQEAHEAIRPTDMSRRPDSMSRKLDADQARLYELIWKRTIASQMESAELERTTVDITAKAGSRTLELRATGQVVKFDGFLALYQEGRDDEEDDDSRRLPAMSAGDGLKRQSLAVTQHFTEPPPRFSEASLVKRMEELGIGRPSTYASILQVLKDRGYVKLEKKRLHGEDKGRVVVAFLESFFSRYVEYDFTANLEEQLDRISNNEISWQQVLKDFWTGFIGAVDEIKDLRVAQVLDVLDDMLGQHIYPPRADGGDIRQCPSCGNGRLNLKAGKFGAFVGCSNYPECRYTRQLAADSETTADRSLGQDPDTGRDVWVKAGRFGPYIQLGEQKDYEEGEKPKRAGIPKGTSPGDVELELALKLLSLPREIGKHPETGQPITAGFGRFGPFVKHEKTYASLESGDEVFDIGLNRAVTLIAEKVAKGPSRRFGADPGKAIGDHPTLGTVTVKSGRYGAYVTAGGVNATIPAEFEKDTVTLPQAIALIDERAAKGGGKKPKKAAKPAKAKKATEKAADGDDAAPKPKKPAAKKAAKPKSESTSKARAAVSSTAKTSPTKAAAPKAPAKKSAGKT from the coding sequence ATGAATATCGTCATTGTGGAGTCGCCGGCGAAAGCCAAGACGATCAACAAGTATCTGGGCTCGTCCTACGAGGTTCTGGCCTCGTTCGGCCATGTCCGCGACCTCCCGGCGAAGAACGGTTCCGTCGATCCGGACGCAAATTTCAAGATGATCTGGGAGGTCGACCCCAAGGCGGCCGGCCGGCTCAACGATATCGCCAAGTCCCTGAAGGGCGCCGACCGCTTGATTCTGGCGACCGACCCTGATCGCGAGGGCGAGGCCATCTCCTGGCACGTTCTGGAGGTGTTGAAGGAAAAGCGCGCGCTGAAGGATCAGAAGATCGAGCGCGTGGTGTTCAACGCCATCACCAAGCAGGCCGTCACGGACGCGATGAAGAATCCGCGCCAGATCGACGGCGCGCTGGTCGACGCCTACATGGCGCGCCGTGCGCTGGACTATCTGGTCGGCTTCACCCTCTCCCCCGTGCTCTGGCGCAAGCTGCCGGGCGCCCGCTCGGCCGGCCGCGTGCAGTCGGTGGCGCTGCGGCTGGTCTGCGACCGCGAGCTCGAAATCGAAAAGTTCGTGCCGCGCGAGTACTGGTCGCTGATCGCGACCCTGCTGACGCCGCGCGGCGAAGCCTTCGAGGCGCGGCTCGTCGGCGCCGACGGCAAGAAGATCCAACGGCTCGACGTCGGCAGCGGCGCGGAAGCCGAGGACTTCAAGAAGGCGCTGGAAGCAGCCGCCTATGCCGTGACCGCGGTCGATGCCAAGCCGGCCCGGCGCAATCCGCAGGCCCCTTTCACCACCTCGACGCTGCAGCAGGAAGCCAGCCGCAAATACGGTTTTGCGCCGGCGCACACGATGCGCATCGCCCAGCGCCTTTATGAAGGCATCGACATCGGCGGCGAGACCACCGGACTCATTACTTATATGCGTACCGACGGCGTGCAGATCGATCCGTCCGCGATCACCCAGGCGCGCAAGGTGATCGGCGAGGATTACGGCAACGCCTATGTGCCGGAGGCCCCGCGCCAGTATCAGGCCAAGGCCAAGAACGCCCAGGAAGCGCACGAAGCGATCCGCCCGACCGACATGTCGCGCCGCCCCGACAGCATGAGCCGCAAGCTCGATGCCGACCAGGCGCGACTCTATGAGCTGATCTGGAAGCGCACCATCGCGAGCCAGATGGAATCGGCCGAGCTCGAGCGCACCACCGTCGACATCACCGCGAAGGCAGGCTCCCGCACGCTGGAGCTGCGGGCGACGGGTCAGGTCGTCAAGTTCGACGGCTTCCTTGCGCTCTACCAGGAAGGCCGCGACGACGAGGAAGACGACGATTCGCGCCGCCTGCCCGCGATGAGTGCGGGCGACGGCTTGAAGCGGCAGTCGCTCGCCGTCACCCAGCACTTCACCGAGCCGCCGCCGCGCTTCTCGGAGGCCTCGCTGGTCAAGCGCATGGAAGAGCTCGGCATCGGCCGTCCCTCGACCTATGCCTCGATCCTCCAGGTCCTGAAGGACCGCGGCTACGTCAAGCTGGAGAAGAAGCGCCTGCACGGCGAGGACAAGGGCCGCGTCGTGGTCGCCTTCCTCGAAAGCTTCTTCAGCCGCTACGTCGAATATGACTTCACCGCCAATCTGGAGGAGCAGCTCGACCGCATCTCCAACAACGAGATCTCCTGGCAGCAGGTGCTGAAGGACTTCTGGACCGGCTTCATCGGCGCCGTCGACGAGATCAAGGATCTGCGCGTCGCCCAGGTGCTCGACGTGCTCGACGACATGCTGGGCCAGCACATCTATCCGCCCCGCGCCGATGGCGGCGATATCAGGCAGTGCCCGAGTTGCGGCAACGGCCGGCTGAATCTCAAGGCCGGCAAGTTCGGCGCCTTCGTCGGCTGCTCGAACTATCCGGAATGCCGCTATACCCGCCAGCTCGCCGCCGACAGCGAGACCACCGCCGACCGTTCGCTCGGCCAGGACCCCGACACCGGTCGCGATGTCTGGGTCAAGGCCGGCCGCTTTGGGCCCTACATCCAGCTCGGCGAGCAGAAGGATTATGAGGAAGGCGAGAAGCCGAAGCGCGCGGGCATCCCGAAGGGCACCTCGCCGGGCGACGTCGAGCTCGAGCTTGCGCTGAAGCTGTTGTCGCTGCCGCGCGAGATCGGCAAGCATCCGGAGACCGGTCAGCCGATCACGGCAGGATTCGGCCGTTTCGGGCCGTTCGTGAAGCACGAGAAGACCTACGCCAGCCTGGAGAGCGGCGACGAGGTCTTCGATATCGGCCTCAACCGCGCGGTGACGCTGATCGCGGAAAAGGTCGCCAAGGGCCCGAGCCGCCGCTTCGGCGCCGACCCCGGCAAGGCGATCGGCGATCATCCGACGCTGGGCACCGTCACGGTGAAGAGCGGCCGTTACGGCGCCTATGTCACGGCAGGCGGCGTCAACGCGACGATCCCGGCCGAGTTCGAAAAGGACACCGTCACGCTGCCGCAGGCGATCGCGCTGATCGACGAGCGCGCGGCCAAGGGCGGCGGCAAGAAGCCGAAGAAGGCGGCGAAGCCGGCCAAGGCCAAGAAGGCTACAGAGAAGGCCGCCGACGGCGATGACGCCGCGCCGAAGCCGAAGAAACCGGCCGCCAAGAAGGCGGCCAAACCCAAATCCGAATCCACCAGCAAGGCGCGCGCCGCCGTGTCGTCGACCGCAAAAACGTCGCCGACCAAGGCCGCCG
- a CDS encoding winged helix-turn-helix transcriptional regulator: protein MVKRTSFEGDGCPVARSLEAIGDWWTLLIIREAMLGVRRFGEFQGKLGMAKNILSARLRSMLEHGILATAPASDGSAYQEYVLTPKGLGLFPILVALRQWSEEFDDTPEEIDTVMVDRVKGRPVKKLELHAEDGRLLSLADITLKPRPAPRRRSA from the coding sequence ATGGTGAAACGAACGAGTTTTGAGGGTGACGGCTGCCCGGTCGCGCGGTCGCTGGAGGCGATCGGCGACTGGTGGACGCTGCTGATCATCCGCGAAGCGATGCTCGGTGTGCGCCGCTTCGGCGAGTTTCAGGGCAAGCTCGGCATGGCCAAGAACATCTTGTCGGCGCGCCTGCGCTCAATGCTCGAACACGGCATCCTGGCGACCGCCCCCGCCTCCGATGGCAGCGCCTACCAGGAGTATGTGCTGACGCCGAAGGGACTTGGCCTCTTCCCGATCCTGGTCGCGCTCCGGCAATGGAGCGAGGAGTTCGACGACACGCCCGAGGAGATCGACACCGTCATGGTCGATCGCGTCAAAGGCCGCCCGGTGAAGAAGCTCGAGTTGCACGCCGAGGATGGACGGTTGCTCAGCCTGGCCGACATCACGCTGAAGCCACGGCCGGCCCCGCGACGGCGGTCAGCCTGA
- a CDS encoding glucose 1-dehydrogenase produces the protein MRLSGKTALITGGNSGIGLATAKLFVAEGAKVIITGRNKETLEAAAKELGPNGFAVAADATDIAATDAAIKQGAEKFGKLDIVFANAGIPGGTPLGSATLEVFEKVIRTNLTGVFFTVQSALPYLNDNASIILNGSVISVLGIPGYSAYGAAKAGVRAMARIMASELSPRGIRVNVVAPGAIRTPIWGAAIATPEAEKEFEKRIALSTPLGRIGEPDHISKTVLFLASDDSAHIQGQEIFVDGGAVASPSGAPIYRG, from the coding sequence ATGAGACTGAGCGGCAAGACGGCACTCATCACCGGCGGCAACAGCGGAATTGGATTGGCAACGGCAAAGCTGTTCGTGGCCGAGGGCGCGAAGGTGATCATCACCGGGCGCAACAAGGAGACGCTGGAGGCCGCGGCGAAGGAGCTTGGCCCGAACGGGTTCGCGGTCGCAGCCGACGCCACCGACATTGCCGCGACCGATGCGGCGATCAAGCAAGGCGCCGAAAAATTCGGCAAGCTCGACATCGTGTTTGCCAATGCCGGCATTCCCGGCGGCACGCCGCTCGGTTCGGCGACACTGGAGGTTTTCGAGAAGGTCATCCGCACCAACCTCACCGGCGTGTTCTTCACGGTGCAGTCGGCGCTGCCTTATCTCAACGACAATGCCTCGATCATCCTCAACGGCTCGGTGATCTCCGTGCTCGGCATTCCCGGCTATTCGGCCTATGGCGCCGCCAAGGCCGGCGTGCGCGCGATGGCGCGGATCATGGCGTCGGAACTGTCGCCGCGCGGGATTCGCGTCAACGTCGTCGCGCCCGGCGCGATCCGCACGCCGATCTGGGGCGCCGCGATCGCAACGCCCGAAGCGGAGAAGGAGTTCGAGAAGCGCATCGCGCTGTCGACCCCGTTGGGGCGCATTGGTGAACCAGATCACATCTCGAAGACGGTGCTGTTCCTCGCCTCGGATGATTCAGCGCACATCCAGGGCCAGGAGATCTTCGTCGACGGCGGCGCGGTGGCGTCTCCGAGCGGCGCACCGATCTATCGCGGCTGA
- a CDS encoding flavodoxin family protein → MPLLAIVYFSISGTTEKLAHALARGADGMADVALCRITGNDIVSGRFQNERFLETIDGASAVAFGSPTYMGGPAAQFKAFADASSDRWSQQAWVNKIAAGFTTGACASGDQLHTLTYFSILAAQHGMLWCGLDIPGGEDLSGRNRLGSQLGLATHLVDASLPQSDLSTAEYLGRRLARMAGRSG, encoded by the coding sequence ATGCCCCTGCTCGCTATCGTCTATTTTTCCATCTCCGGCACCACTGAGAAGCTGGCGCATGCATTGGCGCGCGGAGCGGATGGCATGGCAGACGTCGCGCTTTGCCGAATCACAGGCAACGACATCGTGTCAGGCCGGTTTCAGAATGAGAGGTTCCTGGAAACGATTGACGGCGCTAGCGCCGTTGCATTTGGCAGTCCCACCTACATGGGCGGACCTGCGGCCCAATTCAAAGCTTTTGCGGACGCTTCGAGCGACAGATGGAGCCAGCAAGCCTGGGTCAACAAGATCGCAGCCGGGTTCACCACGGGCGCCTGCGCAAGCGGCGATCAACTCCACACATTGACCTACTTCTCGATTCTGGCCGCGCAGCACGGCATGCTCTGGTGCGGACTGGATATTCCGGGTGGGGAGGATCTGAGTGGCCGGAATCGCTTAGGCAGCCAGCTTGGCCTGGCGACACACTTGGTCGACGCCTCGTTACCGCAGAGCGACCTCAGCACGGCCGAATATCTCGGCCGGCGACTGGCGAGAATGGCGGGCCGTAGCGGCTGA